A window of Costertonia aggregata contains these coding sequences:
- a CDS encoding 30S ribosomal protein S16 encodes MPVKIRLQRHGKKGKPFYWIVAADSRAKRDGKFLEKLGIYNPNTNPATIELKVDDSVKWLQNGAQPTDTARAILSYKGALLKHHLLGGVRKGALTEEQVEEKFNAWLEEKEKAVASKIGGLDKAKADARAAALKAEKEVNDKRAAEAAAAALPETPEGESAEEVAVDTPETPQPDTENADTTPVAPVKEKEEIEASDNAAEAPSVEEVIDASDEDVKPAKTGEEE; translated from the coding sequence ATGCCAGTAAAGATTAGATTACAGAGACACGGTAAAAAAGGAAAACCATTTTATTGGATCGTTGCCGCTGACAGCCGTGCCAAAAGAGACGGTAAATTTTTGGAGAAGTTAGGTATCTACAACCCCAACACCAATCCTGCTACAATTGAATTAAAAGTTGATGACTCCGTTAAATGGTTGCAAAACGGTGCACAACCTACAGATACGGCAAGGGCTATTTTATCTTATAAAGGCGCTTTATTAAAACATCATTTACTAGGTGGTGTACGTAAAGGAGCACTGACCGAAGAGCAAGTTGAAGAAAAGTTCAACGCTTGGTTAGAAGAAAAAGAAAAAGCTGTCGCCAGCAAGATCGGTGGATTAGACAAAGCCAAAGCAGACGCTAGGGCCGCCGCATTGAAAGCCGAAAAAGAAGTTAACGACAAAAGAGCTGCTGAAGCTGCCGCTGCCGCGCTTCCCGAAACACCTGAAGGTGAAAGTGCCGAAGAGGTAGCAGTAGACACTCCCGAAACGCCACAACCCGATACGGAAAATGCGGATACCACTCCCGTAGCTCCCGTAAAAGAAAAAGAGGAAATCGAAGCTAGTGACAATGCCGCCGAAGCACCTTCTGTTGAAGAGGTTATTGATGCGAGCGACGAGGATGTAAAGCCTGCCAAGACCGGAGAGGAAGAGTAA
- the rimM gene encoding ribosome maturation factor RimM (Essential for efficient processing of 16S rRNA) — protein MRKEECFYLGKVVSKYSFKGEVLVKLDTDDPEIYENMESVFVSIRNNLVPFFIDRCRLHKSALLRIDFEEVKDEASADRIMGAELYLPLSSLPKLEGNKFYFHEVIGFTIMDKVHGGIGTIQSVNDTTAQALFEVQKGDKQLLIPVTDEIITKVDRENKTIFVTTPDGLVDLYLN, from the coding sequence ATGCGAAAGGAAGAATGTTTCTACCTAGGCAAAGTTGTTTCAAAATATAGTTTCAAAGGTGAGGTTCTCGTAAAATTAGATACCGATGACCCTGAGATTTACGAAAACATGGAATCAGTTTTTGTTTCAATACGAAACAATCTGGTTCCATTTTTTATAGATAGATGTAGACTGCACAAATCGGCACTGCTCCGTATCGATTTTGAAGAAGTCAAAGATGAAGCCTCGGCCGATAGGATCATGGGCGCCGAACTGTATCTACCGTTATCGTCATTGCCTAAACTTGAAGGCAACAAATTCTATTTTCACGAAGTCATTGGGTTTACGATCATGGACAAAGTACATGGAGGTATAGGAACTATACAAAGCGTAAACGATACTACAGCTCAAGCACTTTTTGAAGTACAAAAGGGAGATAAGCAACTCTTGATCCCTGTTACCGATGAAATCATAACTAAGGTAGACCGTGAAAACAAAACCATCTTCGTCACCACGCCCGATGGTTTAGTAGATCTTTACCTGAATTGA